The following are encoded together in the Humulus lupulus chromosome 5, drHumLupu1.1, whole genome shotgun sequence genome:
- the LOC133778062 gene encoding glutamate dehydrogenase 2-like produces MNALAATNRNFLNASRILGLDSKLEKSLLIPFREIKVECTIPKDDGTLASYVGFRIQHDNARGPMKGGIRYHPEVDPDEVNALAQLMTWKTAVANIPYGGAKGGIGCNPRELSISEQERLTRVFTQRIHDLIGIHRDVPAPDMGTNAQTMAWILDEYSKFHGHSPAVVTGKPIDLGGSLGREAATGLGVVFATEALLAEHGKSISNLKFGIQGFGNVGSWAARFIHERGGKIVAVSDITGAIKNPDGIDIPALMRHKEAHESLKEFPGGDVMDPKDLLVHECDVLIPCALGGVLKKENAADVKAKFIIEAANHPTDPEADEILSKKGVVILPDIYANSGGVTVSYFEWVQNIQGFMWEEEKVNRELKRYMRKAFVDIKGMCQTHGCNLRMGAFTLGVNRVARATLLRGWEA; encoded by the exons ATGAATGCTCTTGCAGCCACCAACCGTAATTTTCTCAACGCAAGTCGGATTCTGGGGTTGGACTCTAAGCTTGAGAAGAGTCTCTTGATACCCTTTAGAGAAATTAAA GTTGAGTGTACAATTCCCAAAGATGATGGGACTCTAGCTTCCTATGTTGGATTTAGAATCCAACATGATAACGCTCGTGGGCCTATGAAAGGAGGAATTCGTTACCACCCTGAG GTTGACCCTGATGAAGTGAATGCTCTGGCTCAACTAATGACTTGGAAGACAGCAGTAGCAAATATCCCTTATGGTGGAGCCAAAGGTGGGATTGGATGCAACCCAAGGGAACTCAGTATCAGTGAACAAGAACGTTTAACGAGAGTTTTCACTCAAAGGATCCATGATCTTATAGGCATTCACAGGGATGTTCCTGCCCCTGACATGGGAACTAATGCACAG ACAATGGCATGGATTCTTGATGAGTACTCTAAGTTTCATGGGCATTCACCTGCAGTTGTGACAGGAAAACCCATT GATCTTGGAGGCTCACTTGGAAGGGAGGCTGCAACTGGACTAGGAGTGGTTTTTGCAACAGAGGCTTTACTAGCTGAACATGGGAAGTCAATTTCTAATCTGAAGTTTGGCATACAG GGCTTTGGAAATGTGGGATCATGGGCAGCAAGGTTCATTCATGAGAGAGGGGGTAAGATTGTTGCCGTTAGTGATATAACAGGTGCAATTAAGAACCCAGATGGGATTGATATCCCAGCTCTGATGAGACACAAAGAGGCCCATGAAAGTTTGAAGGAATTTCCGGGTGGAGATGTTATGGATCCAAAGGATTTGCTTGTTCATGAATGTGATGTTCTCATTCCATGTGCCTTGGGTGGTGTTCTCAAAAA GGAAAATGCTGCTGATGTGAAGGCAAAGTTCATAATCGAAGCTGCAAATCATCCTACTGACCCTGAAGCCGATGAG ATCTTATCCAAGAAAGGAGTAGTCATACTTCCTGACATCTATGCCAATTCTGGTGGCGTGACTGTGAGCTACTTTGAATGGGTTCAG AATATACAAGGATTCATGTGGGAGGAAGAGAAAGTGAACAGAGAGCTAAAAAGGTACATGAGGAAAGCTTTTGTTGACATAAAGGGAATGTGTCAAACTCATGGTTGTAACCTCCGAATGGGAGCCTTTACACTAGGAGTCAATCGAGTTGCTCGTGCTACCCTGTTGAGGGGCTGGGAAGCTTGA
- the LOC133779874 gene encoding uncharacterized protein LOC133779874 produces the protein MKGIKRFGKKGKLSPRFVGLFEILEQVGKVAYRLAMPPALARVHNVFHVSMLCKYVSDPSYILSYETLNMRPNLSYEEKPIRILDRKEQVLRNTTIDLVKVLWKNGFVKEATWELESDMMEQYPELFRKISGTKFLFRRGSCNICFH, from the coding sequence ATGAAGGGAATTAAAAGGTTTggcaagaaaggaaagttaagtccTCGATTTGTTGGACTATTCGAGATCTTAGAGCAAGTTGGGaaagtggcttataggttggccatGCCACCAGCTTTGGCGAGAGTGCACAacgtttttcatgtgtccatgttaTGCAAGTATGTCTCGGATCCGTCTTACATTCTTAGTTATGAGACGTTGAATATGCGACCAAATCTCTCTTACGAAGAAAAACCAATAAGGATTCTGGATAGGAAGGAACAGGTGTTACGAAATACGACAATTGATTTAGTTAAGGTTCTTTGGAAGAACGGCTTTGTTaaagaggcaacatgggagttggaatCAGATATGATGGAGCAATACCCAGAGTTGTTCAGGAaaatttcagggacgaaattTCTTTTTAGGAGGGGTAGTTGTAATATCTGCTTCCATtag